Below is a window of Micromonospora chersina DNA.
ATGGCCAGGGACCACAGCGTGTGCCCGGCCGGCAGGGCGTCGGCGAGGGGCTGGTAGACAATGGCGCTGCCGCCGCCGTACGGGACGCAGACGTAGCTGAGCACGCGCTGGGCGGCGGAGATCGGCTTGGTCAGCTCGTAGAGCAGCCGGCGCGGACCGGCCTCGGCGGCGTCGCCGGAGATGTACGCGCCCAGCTCGCGGATGGTCCGCTGCTGGAACAGGTCCATGACGCCGACGGCCCGGCCGCCCAGCTCCGCCTTGCGGATCTTCGCGACCACCTGGGTGGCGAGCATGGAGTGCCCGCCCAGGTCGAAGAAGTCGTCGTCGATGCCGAGCGTGTCGACGCCGAGCACCTCGGACCAGATGGCGGCGAGGGCCCGCTCGGTGTCGTCGCGCGGCTCGACAAGCGCCACCGACGCCTCGCGGGTGACCACGGGCGCGGGCAGCGCCCTGCGGTCGAGCTTGCCGTTCGGGGTCAGCGGCAGCGCGTCGAGGGTGACGAACGCGGCCGGCACCATGTATTCCGGCAGGGTCTCCTTGAGCGCCGCCTTCAGCGCCGCGTGCTCGGCCGGCCCGACCAGGTACGCGGTGAGCCGCTTGTCGCCGGGGCTGTCCTCGCGGACGATCACCGCGGTCTCGGTGACCCCGGGCTGCTCGCGCAGCGCGCTCTCGATCTCACCCAGCTCGATGCGCAGGCCGCGCAGCTTGACCTGGTGGTCGATCCGGCCGAGGAACTCGATGACCCCGGTGCCGTCCGGTGCGACGACCCAGCGGGCCAGGTCGCCGGTGCGGTAGAGCCGGGCGCCCGGCTCGCCGGAGAAGGCGTCGGGCACGAACTTCTCGGCGGTCAGTGCCGGCCGGCGGTGGTAGCCGCGGGCCAGCCCGACGCCGCCGATGTGCAGCTCCCCCGCGACCCCGACCGGGCACTCCGCGCCGGCTGGGTCGAGCACGTGCAACCGCAGGTTGGCGATGGGCGCGCCGATCGGCACGCCGGTCACCTCCGCCAGCCGGGCCGGGTCGCAGTGCCAGGCCGTGACGTCGATGGCCGCCTCGGTCGGGCCGTACAGGTTGTGCAGGCCGCACCAGGGCAGCCGGGCCGTGAAGTCGACAGCGGAGGCCAGCGGCAGCTCCTCGCCGGAGCAGATCACCCGGCGCAGCGCGGTGGCCGCCTCGACGCCCTCCTCGGCCAGGAAGACGGTGAGCATGGACGGCACGAAGTGGGCCGTGGTGATCCGCTCGGCGACCAGCAGGTCGCGCAGGTAGCCGGCGTCCTTGTGGCCGCCGGGCTTCGCGAGCACCAGCCGGGCGCCGGTGCGCAGCGGCCAGAAGAACTCCCAGACCGAGACGTCGAAGCTGGCCGGTGTCTTCTGGAGCACCGCGTCGTCGGCGCCGAGGCCGTACGTCTTCTGCATCCAGTCGAGCCGGTTGACGATGCCCCGGTGGGTGTTCGGCACGCCCTTGGGCCGGCCGGTGGAGCCGGAGGTGTAGATGACGTACGCCAGGTGTTCCGGGCCGGCGGTGGGCGCCGGGTCGGTCGCCGGCTGGTCGGCCCAGACCGTGGCGTCGTCGAGGGCGAGCACGGTGGCGGCGGTGGCCGGCAGCACGTCCCGCAGGTGCTCCTGGACCAGCACCACGGGCGCGTCCGCGTCGGTGACCATGAAGGCGAGCCGGTCCGCCGGGTACTCCGGGTCCAGCGGCAGGTAGGCGCCGCCGGCCTTGAGCACGCCGAGCAGGCCGGCGACCAGCTCGACGGAGCGTTCCGCGCAGACACCGACCAGGGTCTCCGGGCCGACGCCGGCGGCGCGCAGCCGGTGCGCGATCCGGTTGGCCGCGACGTTCAGCTCGGCGTACGTGAGGCTGCGGCCCTCGATGGTGACCGCCACGGCGTCCGGGGTGGCGGCGGCCCGATCCTCGACGGGGCCGTGCAGCGTCTGGTCGCGCGGGAAGTCCGCGGCCGTGTCGTTCCACAGGCCCAGCAGCGCCCGCTCGTCGGCGGGGAGCAGCTCCAGCCGGGAGACCGGGGTGTCCGGCGCGGCCACGACGGCGGCCAGCAGGATGGTCCACCGCCGGGCCATCCGCTCGACGGTGTCCCGGGTGAACAGGTCGGTGTTGAAGACCAGCTTGCCCCAGAGCCCGTCGACGGTCTCCACGGCGTGCAGCTCGAAGTCGAACCGGGTGGCCCGCAGTTCCATGGGGGTCCACTCGAAGCTGACCTCGTCGCTGCGGGACACCCCGCGGAACCGGCCCATCTCGTAGTTCTGGAGCACGAACATGGTCTGGAACACCGGGGAGCGGCTCACGTCGCGGGGCAGCCCCAGCTCGTGCACGACCTTGGCGAACGGCACCTCGGCGTGCTCGAAGCCGTCCAGCACGCTGCGCCGGGTGCGCTCCAGCAGCTCGACGAAGGTGGGATCGCCGCCCAGCTCGGCGCGCAGCGGCAGCATGTTGATGAACATGCCGACGACGTTCTCCAGCTCCGGCGCCGACCGGCCGGCCACCGAGGCCCCGACGGCGAAGTCCTCCTGGCCGGCGTGCCGGGCCAGCAGCACCTGGTACGCGGCGAGCAGCGTCATGAACAGGGTGCCGCCGGTGGCCCGGGTGAGCGCGTTGAGCGCCTCGGTCTCCGCCGGGTCGAGCTGGAACTCGACGAAGTCGCCCCGGTAGGTCTGGGTGGCCGGGCGGGGCCGGTCCAGCGGCAGTTCGAGGGGGGTGATCCCGGCGAGGCGCTGCTTCCAGTAGTCGACGTGCGCCCGGGCCTGCGGGCCGTCCAGCTCCTCGGCCTCCCAGACGGCGAAGTCGCCGTACTGGATCGGCAGGGCGGGCGGCTCGCCGCCCCGGTAGAGGGTGATGAGGTCGCGCAGCAGCACGTCCACCGACCAGCCGTCACCGACGATGTGGTGCTGGCCGAGGAACAGCACGTGGTCATCGTCAGCCAGCCGGATCAGCAGGGCCCGCAGCAGCGGCCCGTCGGCCAGGTCGAACGGTTCGGCGGCGGCCGCGTCCACGAGCGCCTGCGCGCTCGCCTCGTCCGGCGCGTCCACGATGGTCAGCGGCACCTCGACGGACTCCTCCACCACCACTGTGGGGCGGCCGTCGGAGTCGGCCGGGAAACGGGTGCGCTGCGACTCGTGCCGGGCGCTGAGCGCGGCCAGGGCCGCGCGCAGCGCCTCGACGTCGAGCGGGCCGCGCACCCGCAGCGGCACCGCGATGTGGTACGCCGCCTCGCCCGGGGCGAGCTGGTCCATGAACCAGACCCGTTCCTGGGCGTACGACAGCGGCACCTCGGCGCCGGCGGGCCGGGGGGTGATCCGGGCCGCCGGGGCGGCCTGGCGGGCGCGCAACCGCTTCGCGATCAGCGCCTGCCGGGCCGCCTCGCGGGCCGGGTCCTTCAGGTCGGTCATCAGCTGCTTTCCTCTTCCGCCGCGAGCAGCGCGGCGACCTCGCTGTCGGAGAGCCCGTCGAGTTCCGCGGCGATCCGCTCCTCGATCTGGGCGGCCAGGTCCGCCACCACGGGGCTGCTGAACAGCGCCCGCATGGGCAGGTCGACGTCCACCTCGGCGCGGATCCGGGCCATGGCCCGCATGCCGCGCAGCGAGTTGCCGCCGAGGGTGAAGAAGTCGTCCAGGGCGCCGACCTTCTCCACCTGGAGGATCTCGGCGTACACCTCGGCGACCAGGGACTCGGCCTCGGTGCGCGGCGCCACGTAGGCGTCCTCGGCCGGAGCGGCGGCGGCCGGTGCGGGCAGCGCGGCCCGGTCCAGCTTGCCGTTCGGCGTCAGCGGCAGCGCGTCGAGCCGGACCAGGGCCGCCGGCACCAGGTGCGCGGGCAGTTCCCGGGCCAGCTCGGCGCGGACCGAGTCCTCGTGGGCGGGGCCGACCAGGTAGCCGACAAGGGTCGGCTCGCCGCCGTCGGTGCGCACCGCCGCGGCGGCCGCCCGGACGTCCGGGTGGGCCAGCAGGGCGGCCTCGACCTCGCCCAGCTCGATCCGCATGCCCCGCACCTTGACCTGGTCGTCCCGGCGGCCCAGGTAGTCCAGGCTGCCGTCCGGCCGCCAGCGGGCCAGGTCGCCAGTGGCGTACATCCGCGACCCGGGCGGGCCGTACGGGCAGGGCAGGAAGCGCTCGGCGGTGAGGCCGGGACGGCGGTGGTAGCCGCGGGCGAGCTGCGCGCCGGTGACGTACAGCTCGCCGACCACGCCCGGCGGCACCGGCTGGAGGGCGGCGTCGAGCAGCAGCGCCCGGGTGTTCCAGGTGGGCGTGCCGATCGGCACCGGCCCCGGCGGGACGGGCTCGCCCGGGGCGATCCGGGCGGCCACGCAGCCCACGGTGGCCTCGGTCGGGCCGTACTCGTTGACCACCGCCACGTCCGGGTGGGCGGCCCGCCAGGCGGCGAGCTGCTCGCCGGTCAGCGCCTCGCCGCCGATCACGAGGTCGGCGGTGGGCGACAGCTCGCCGTCGAGCAGCGGCAGGTGGCTCGGGGTGACCTTGAGGAAGGCCGGCCGGCCACCGGCCCGCGCGGCCGGCTCGTCGACGGCGGCGAGCCGGACCGTGCCGCCGGCGGTGAGGGTGCCGAGCAGGCCGGTGACGGTGAGGTCGAAGGAGACCGGCGAGTGCAGCAGCGCGACGCCGGCCAGCCCCGGGTAGGTGTGCCGGGCCCAGGCCAGGTAGGCGGTCACCGCCCGGTGCTCCACCACCACGCCCTTGGGCCGGCCCGTCGAGCCGGAGGTGTAGAGCACGTACGCCGGGTGCCCGGGGCGCAGCGGGCTCCGCCGGTCGGCGTCGGTGAGGTCGCCGTCGGGCTGGTCCGCGCCGAGTTCCCCGTCGAGGACCAGCGCGTCGCCCGGCACCAGGGCAGCGGTGTCCGGGGTGGCCACCACCAGGGCCGGCGCGGCGTCCTCCAGCAGGTAGGCGATCCGCCCGGCCGGGTAGCCGGTGTCCACCGGCACGTACGCGGCGCCGGACTTCAGCACGGCGAGCATCGCCACCACCAGCTCGCAGGAGCGGGGCAGGGCGAGCGCCACCCGGGTCTCCGGGCCGGCGCCGCGGGACACCAGCAGCCGCGCCAGCCGGTTCGCGGCGGTGTTCAGCTCGGCGTACGTGAGCGGCACGCCGTCGCAGACCAGCGCCGTGGCGTCCGGGGTGGCCGCGGCCTGCCGCTGCACCTCGTCGACCACGGTGGCCGCCGGCACCTCGTGCGCGGTGTCGTTCCAGGCGCCCAGCACCAGGTCCCGCTCGGCGTCGGTGAGCAGCGGCAGCGCGGCGACGGTGCGCTCCGGGTCGGACACGGCGGCAGTGAGCAGCGCGACGTACCGCCGCACCACCGTCTCGGCGGTGGCCCGGTCGAACAGCGCGGTCCGGTAGACCAGCCGGCACTCCCCCGCCGTGATGTCGAAGGCCAGGTCGTCCTTCGTGGTGCCCAGCTCGACCGGGTCGAGGCCGGAGTCCGGGATGTAGTTCAACGCGGTCTGGAAGATCGGCTGCACCGACGGGTCCCGCTGCGGGTCGACCGCCTCGACGATCTTCTGGAACGGGGTCTGCCCGTGTTCCATGGCGTCGACCAGACCGTCGCGGACGCGGCCGAGCAGCGCCACGAAGGACGGGTCGCCGGAGACGTCGCAGCGCAGCGCCACCGGGTTGACGAACATGCCGATCAGCGGGGCCAGCTCGGGGGTGTCCCGGCCCGCCGTGGAGACGCCGACCACCACGTCGCTGTCACCGGAGATCCGCGACAGCAGCGCAGCGAAGCCGGCCAGCAGCACCATGTACGGCGTGGCCGTCGCACCGGCGGCCAGCCGGCCGATCCGGTCCAGCAGCCCGTCGGGCAGGTCGAAGCGCACCTCGTCGCCGGCGAAGCCGAGCTGGGCGGGGCGGGGCCGGTCCAGCGGCAGGTTCGTCACCGGCGGCGCGCCGGCCAGGTGCCCGGTCCAGAACGCGAGCTGCCGGTCCAGTTCCGCCCCGGCGAGCTGGTCGCGCTGCCAGACCGCGAAGTCGGCGTACTGGATGGGCAGCTCGGGCACGGCGGGCTCGGCGCCGGTCTGCGCGGCCGCGCAGAACGCGGTGAGCTCGGCGTGGAACAGCACCGCCGAGTGGCTGTCGAAGACGGCGTGGTGCACCACGAAGACCAGCGCCCACGAGTCGTCGATACGGACCAGCCGGGCCCGCCACAGCGGCGGCGTGTCCAGCGGGATCGGGGTGCGGGCCAGCTCGGCCCGGATCTCCTCGAACGCGGCCAGCCGCTCGGACTCGGGCAGGTGGCGCAGGTCGGTGGTGGGCAGCGGTACGGGCTCGTGGGCGCGGACCACCTGCACCAGCGCGCCGTCGTCCTCCCGCAGGTGGGTGCGGAGCGCCTCGTGCCGGGCCACCACCCGGTTGACCACGTCGGTGGCCGTGTCGGCGTCGACGCCGGCGGGGAAGCGCCACGGGATGGACACGTTGAACACCGGCGAGCCGGCGTCGAGCTGGTTGGCCATCCACACCCGCTCCTGGGCGAAGGAGGCCGGGAAGGTCCACTCCTGGCTCATGAGTGGGCCTCGCGTACGGAGCGGGGGCGCATGTCGGTCCAGACCGTGTCGATGTGGGACAGGCACTCCTCGCGGGTGCCGGCGAAGCCGGTGTCGTGCCAACCGGCGGGGAGGTCCCGGTCGGCCGACCAGATCGAGTACTGCTCCTCGTCGTTGCGGACGACCAGGAATCGGGGTTCGGCCATCTCAGTTCACTCCAGGGGTGTCGGGGGTGTGCGGCTCGGCCATCGCCACGGCGATCTTGCGGGGGCCGGTGAACGGCTCCCGGCCGTGGGCGGCGGTCATGTTGTCCACCACCAGCACGTCGTCACGCTGGTAGTCGAAGCGGACCGTGGCCGCCCGGTAGGCGGCGCGCAGGTGGTCCATGACGTCGGCGGGGATCTCGCCGCCGTCGCCGTAGTAGGTGTTCGACGGCAGCCCGTCGGCGCCGAACATCGCCAGCAGCCCTTCCTGGTAGTCCGCCGGCAGGGTGCTCACGTGGAAGAAGGTGGCGTGGTTGAACCAGCGCGGGGTGTCCGAGCCGGGCCGGTGGTGCACCACGTCCCGCACCGCCCGGGTGCGCAGCCCGTCCTTGCCGACCCACTCCACGGTGATCCCGTTGGCCGCCGCGTACGCCTCGACCTCGGCCCGGTTCTCGGTGTTGAACACCTCCTGCCAGCGGGTGCCGAAGTCGCCGTGGAAGTTGCGCACCAGCATCCAGCGCCGGCGGACGAACTCCTCGCGCACCGCCGGGTCGATCAGCTCGTACACCCGGCGGACGTCGGCGAGCGGGGTGGCGCCCTGGGTCTCCGGCGCCGTGATGCAGTAGAAGAACAGGGTCAGCGGCCAGCGCGCCTGGTACGAGTTCTCGTTGTGCAGGAAGATCTCCTCGTCCGGCGGGTAGTCGGTCGAGGTGTACACCCGGCCCTTGATGGAGTGCCGGGGCGAGGAACGCTCGGTGTAGGTCAGCGGTTCGCCGGACAGGGCGCGGACCACCCCGTCGAAGCCGTCCACCCCGCCGACGTCGAAGCCGCGGAACAGCAGCCCGCCGTGCTCGACGAGGGTGGCGCGCAGCTCGGCGCGCCGGGCCCCGATGAGGTCGGTCAGCGCCCGGCCGTCGTTCTCGACGACCACCGGAAGCGTGGCGATCGTGTCGCTCATGATGCGGTGTCTCCTGTTCTTCGTGGTCAGGCGCGGGGCAGCCGCGGGATGGCCGGGATCGCCGCCGGCGCGGCCGGTTCGTCGGTGGGCTGGTCGGCCCGCAGCTCCTCGATCCGGGCGGCCAGCCCGGCGACCGTGGGGGTCTCGAAGAGGCTGCGCATGGGCAGCCGCACCCCGGTGGCCTTGCGCATCGCGGCGATCAGCTGCACCGCGACCAGCGAGTTGCCGCCGAGGGCGAAGAAGTCGTCGTCCACGCCGACCTCGGTCACGCCGAGGCCGTCGCGCCACACCTGGGCGATGGTCTTCTCCAGCTCGGTGGAGGGCGCGGCCGAGCCGCCGCCCGCGCCGGTCGCCGCGGCGGCCGGGGCGTCGGTCTCCGCCTCCAGGCTGTCCGTGGTCACCCGGGCCGAGCGCCGCCGGATGTCGGCGACGGTGCGGGTGGTGATGACCACCTGCGCACCCAGGCCGGCGGTGAGGCTGCGGCGGAACGCCTCCGCCCCGTCGACCGGCCGGATGTCCTCGGTGACCGGCGCCGGCGTGGCCTCGGCGGCGGCCGGGGTGTCGGCCAGGCCGCCGGTGACCGCGCCCTGGTCCACCTTGCGCAGCACGAAGTCGCTGATGGCGACCAGTTCCCGGCCGTCGGTGTCGCGCAGCGACAGGTCGGCCGCCACGACCTCCTCCGTGGCGCTGGGCCGGTGCCGCAGGTGGCTGTGGAAGGTCGCCGGCAGCGACCCCCGCACCACGATCCGGCCGTACGACAGCGGCAGGTAGGTGCCGGAGCCCTGGCCGCGGCCGAACGCGGTGGCCACGTCCAGCAGCGCCGGGTGCAGCCCCCACGACGGCAGGTCGCCCAGCGCGGCGGCGGGCGCCTCCACCCGGGCCAGCTCCTCCCCCTCGGCCAGGTGGTGCTCGGCCAGCGCGGCCCAGCGCGGCCCGAAGGTGAGCATGCTGGTGCGGCCCCGGCCGAACGAGGCGTCGTCGTCGACCCGGCGCCCGGCGACGGTGGGCGTGCCGGCCGGCAGGGCCGGCTCGGTGGTCCAGCCCGCGGCGCCGCGTACGTGCGTGCGGAGCTGGCCGGCGGCCAGGCTGGCCACGGTGAAGTCGACCCCGTCCTCGGCCGGGGTCAGCTCGACCCGGTACTGGGCGACAGTGCCGTCCGGCACCGAGAACGGCTCCAGGAAGACCACGTCGCGCAGCTCCACGGCGGCGTCCGGACCGGGCGCGGGCAGCGCGGCGGTCACCGCGGCCCGCACCGACTCCAGGTGGGCGGTGCCCGGCACCACCGGCACCCCGCCGATCCGGTGCTCGTCGAGCAGCCAGTGGGTGGCGGCGGAGACCAGGCCGTGCAGCACGGTGCCCTCCGGGCCGGTCACCTTGGTGGTGAGCACCGGGTGGTCCACCGGGTTGGTGACGGTGTCCCGCCCGGCGGCCCGGAAGGCGGCCGGCGCGTTGGTCTCCACGGCCATGCCGACCTCGGCCCAGCCGCCCCAGTTCTGCGACACCACGGGGGCGCGGAAGCCGGCGCCGGAACGCGCCCAGGCGTCCAGGAAGTTGTTCGCCGCGCAGTAGTCGACCTGGCCGAACCCGCCGATCACCGCGGTGATCGACGAGCAGAGCGCCACGAAGTCCAGCGGCAGGTCACCGAAGACCTGGGCCAGGGCGAGGGTGCCGGCGAGCTTCGGCGCCAGCACCCGCTCGGCCTCGGCCCGCTCCTTGATCTCGGCCATGCCGCCGCCGGGCAGGCCGGCGGCGTGCACGATGCCGTCCAGCCCGCCGAACCGGGAGATCGCCGCCTCGCGTACGCGGCGGAGGTCGTCCGGGTCGGTCACGTCGGCGGCGAGCACCAGCACCTCGGCGCCGGCCGCCTCCATCCGGCGGATCGCCGCGATGGCCCGGCCGGCCCGGTCCGCGCCGCCGTGCACCGCCAGGTGCTCGTCCCAGCCGTCCCGCTCGGGCAGGCCGGAGCGGGCCAGCAGCACCAGCTTGGCGCGGGCCCGGCGGGCGAAGTCCTCGGCCAGGGTGACGCCGATGCCGCCGAGACCGCCGGTGATCAGGTAGCGGCCCGCCTCGCGCAGCACGCCCGGCTCGCCCTCGGCGTCCACGGTGACCTGCTCGTAGCCGGCCACCCAGCGCCGGTCGCGGCGCAGCGCCACCTCCGGGTGCTCCGGGTCGACCGGGGCGCGCAGCTCGGCCGCGAGCGCGGCGACCCCGCGCGCCGCGGTGTCCGCGTCGACCAGCCGGACGGTGAGCCCGGGCAGCTCGACCGGGAGCACCCGGGCCAGGCCGGCCAGGGTCGCGTGCTCCGGCCGGACCAGGTCGTCGCCGCGGACGTCGCCGGTGCCGGCGGTGACCAGGTCGAGGCGGATGCCCTCCTCGTCGGCGGTCAGCCCGGCGCCGGCGAGGGCCTGCACCAGGTGCAGCGCGCTGAAGAAGCCCCGGTCCTGTGCGGCCCAGGCCGCGGCGATGTCCGTGCCGGCCGGCTCCCCGTCGAGGGCGTACGCGTGCACGATCCGGCGGGGCAGGTCGGCGCCGAGCGCGGCGACCAGGGCCTCGTGGTCCTCGCGGACACCGGGACGCAGCCGGAAGCCGGCGCCGGTGGCCGCGAAGGCGGTGC
It encodes the following:
- a CDS encoding TauD/TfdA family dioxygenase; its protein translation is MSDTIATLPVVVENDGRALTDLIGARRAELRATLVEHGGLLFRGFDVGGVDGFDGVVRALSGEPLTYTERSSPRHSIKGRVYTSTDYPPDEEIFLHNENSYQARWPLTLFFYCITAPETQGATPLADVRRVYELIDPAVREEFVRRRWMLVRNFHGDFGTRWQEVFNTENRAEVEAYAAANGITVEWVGKDGLRTRAVRDVVHHRPGSDTPRWFNHATFFHVSTLPADYQEGLLAMFGADGLPSNTYYGDGGEIPADVMDHLRAAYRAATVRFDYQRDDVLVVDNMTAAHGREPFTGPRKIAVAMAEPHTPDTPGVN
- a CDS encoding non-ribosomal peptide synthetase — translated: MSQEWTFPASFAQERVWMANQLDAGSPVFNVSIPWRFPAGVDADTATDVVNRVVARHEALRTHLREDDGALVQVVRAHEPVPLPTTDLRHLPESERLAAFEEIRAELARTPIPLDTPPLWRARLVRIDDSWALVFVVHHAVFDSHSAVLFHAELTAFCAAAQTGAEPAVPELPIQYADFAVWQRDQLAGAELDRQLAFWTGHLAGAPPVTNLPLDRPRPAQLGFAGDEVRFDLPDGLLDRIGRLAAGATATPYMVLLAGFAALLSRISGDSDVVVGVSTAGRDTPELAPLIGMFVNPVALRCDVSGDPSFVALLGRVRDGLVDAMEHGQTPFQKIVEAVDPQRDPSVQPIFQTALNYIPDSGLDPVELGTTKDDLAFDITAGECRLVYRTALFDRATAETVVRRYVALLTAAVSDPERTVAALPLLTDAERDLVLGAWNDTAHEVPAATVVDEVQRQAAATPDATALVCDGVPLTYAELNTAANRLARLLVSRGAGPETRVALALPRSCELVVAMLAVLKSGAAYVPVDTGYPAGRIAYLLEDAAPALVVATPDTAALVPGDALVLDGELGADQPDGDLTDADRRSPLRPGHPAYVLYTSGSTGRPKGVVVEHRAVTAYLAWARHTYPGLAGVALLHSPVSFDLTVTGLLGTLTAGGTVRLAAVDEPAARAGGRPAFLKVTPSHLPLLDGELSPTADLVIGGEALTGEQLAAWRAAHPDVAVVNEYGPTEATVGCVAARIAPGEPVPPGPVPIGTPTWNTRALLLDAALQPVPPGVVGELYVTGAQLARGYHRRPGLTAERFLPCPYGPPGSRMYATGDLARWRPDGSLDYLGRRDDQVKVRGMRIELGEVEAALLAHPDVRAAAAAVRTDGGEPTLVGYLVGPAHEDSVRAELARELPAHLVPAALVRLDALPLTPNGKLDRAALPAPAAAAPAEDAYVAPRTEAESLVAEVYAEILQVEKVGALDDFFTLGGNSLRGMRAMARIRAEVDVDLPMRALFSSPVVADLAAQIEERIAAELDGLSDSEVAALLAAEEESS
- a CDS encoding MbtH family protein encodes the protein MAEPRFLVVRNDEEQYSIWSADRDLPAGWHDTGFAGTREECLSHIDTVWTDMRPRSVREAHS
- a CDS encoding non-ribosomal peptide synthetase/MFS transporter, which codes for MTDLKDPAREAARQALIAKRLRARQAAPAARITPRPAGAEVPLSYAQERVWFMDQLAPGEAAYHIAVPLRVRGPLDVEALRAALAALSARHESQRTRFPADSDGRPTVVVEESVEVPLTIVDAPDEASAQALVDAAAAEPFDLADGPLLRALLIRLADDDHVLFLGQHHIVGDGWSVDVLLRDLITLYRGGEPPALPIQYGDFAVWEAEELDGPQARAHVDYWKQRLAGITPLELPLDRPRPATQTYRGDFVEFQLDPAETEALNALTRATGGTLFMTLLAAYQVLLARHAGQEDFAVGASVAGRSAPELENVVGMFINMLPLRAELGGDPTFVELLERTRRSVLDGFEHAEVPFAKVVHELGLPRDVSRSPVFQTMFVLQNYEMGRFRGVSRSDEVSFEWTPMELRATRFDFELHAVETVDGLWGKLVFNTDLFTRDTVERMARRWTILLAAVVAAPDTPVSRLELLPADERALLGLWNDTAADFPRDQTLHGPVEDRAAATPDAVAVTIEGRSLTYAELNVAANRIAHRLRAAGVGPETLVGVCAERSVELVAGLLGVLKAGGAYLPLDPEYPADRLAFMVTDADAPVVLVQEHLRDVLPATAATVLALDDATVWADQPATDPAPTAGPEHLAYVIYTSGSTGRPKGVPNTHRGIVNRLDWMQKTYGLGADDAVLQKTPASFDVSVWEFFWPLRTGARLVLAKPGGHKDAGYLRDLLVAERITTAHFVPSMLTVFLAEEGVEAATALRRVICSGEELPLASAVDFTARLPWCGLHNLYGPTEAAIDVTAWHCDPARLAEVTGVPIGAPIANLRLHVLDPAGAECPVGVAGELHIGGVGLARGYHRRPALTAEKFVPDAFSGEPGARLYRTGDLARWVVAPDGTGVIEFLGRIDHQVKLRGLRIELGEIESALREQPGVTETAVIVREDSPGDKRLTAYLVGPAEHAALKAALKETLPEYMVPAAFVTLDALPLTPNGKLDRRALPAPVVTREASVALVEPRDDTERALAAIWSEVLGVDTLGIDDDFFDLGGHSMLATQVVAKIRKAELGGRAVGVMDLFQQRTIRELGAYISGDAAEAGPRRLLYELTKPISAAQRVLSYVCVPYGGGSAIVYQPLADALPAGHTLWSLAIPGHDVGLSEDALPFDELTTRVADEILERVEGPLALYGHCGVGSAIVAEVARKVEAAGRDLDAVYIGAMFPFARPKGFFAAARNRLEQLRSNKHYASWLKSMGVDTDELDPEQADRIISNMRADSRASEEYFTRLLDQRATKLRAPIISVVGSEDPVTDYYRERYAEWQFLSDTLGLVVLDQAGHFFLKYRAEELAEIVTRVHPAVVAGDVADLGPQARGEDAGWAVLDRLAVGAAERPAAKTVKPSMGRFLAITVGQLVSSTGSALTAFALPIWLFNRTGSVADLGLLWALALICGVFMLPVAGAIVDRVSRRRIMMLASSAAGSVQLVLAALLWTDNLVLWHIYLLVALSSVAGSFQRIAFQSAVPQLVPKRYLGHAMGITQLSTGVATLLMPVFAAGLLAAIELKGILLIDVASYVVAVLTLAVVRFPDLLGWRPRERLLVAIANGLRYSWQHRGFRLMLGYFALGNIFLAPALVLATPLVLSFGSPTQVAQVALAEAVGAVAGGVLMSLWGGPRKRRMIGVLIGNLGTAIGCVLIGLDASVAMICVGMAWLAMAMTTAQSIYATIVQVKVPQRFHGRVFSLNQTIAWSTLPIGFALLAPGATALFEPMLAPGGALAGSVGAVIGTGPGRGIGFAYVCFGLVLILITLGGFAIRLLRRFDLEVEDSLPDDLIGAQERERRLAARAAEREKVAA